From Apus apus isolate bApuApu2 chromosome 22, bApuApu2.pri.cur, whole genome shotgun sequence:
CTGGATTGCCATGCAAACAAGGCTGCATGGATGTAGCCAGTCCTTACCTGTGCTGTCGGTGTTCTCCACCTGTCTGGAGATGTCCAAGCTCTGCATCCTGATCTGGCTCAATTTCTTTCTGTCCCGGATGCAGAGAATGACAGTGGCTCGTTCCAGCAGGAGGTGCTTCACCCAGTGGGGGACATGGGGCTGCAGATCCTGCTTGTGCACCAGGCGCACAATGAGGATGGTCTCCGTCAGGCTGATCACCAGCAGCGCCATGCACACCACAAAGTAGATGCCTGTTGGGATGTCAGCAAGGTGAGTGGCCTGCAAAGGCCCACACACAGAGCATGGCACTAAGCAAGACCTCCTGGGGGGGCCTGTGCTCTCCatgtggagcagcagctcctgccactgcCACCGTACCTATCAAGGGGGTGCCAACAGCTGTAGCCGGCAGCGTGTCAGATACAATTATGAGGAAAACTGAGTAGCCCAGCAGGAGGGTGATCTTGAAAGAGACCCTCTCGCCACTGTTGGGAGGCAGGTAGAAGCCCACGATGTCCATGACCATCAGGAAGATactggggagcagcaggctcACGGTGTAGAAGAGGGGGCGTCTCCGGATGACTACCTGTGGGtcagagagacaggaaaagcTCAGTGAAGGGTTGGAATGAGGGCTTGAGCCTGTGCAGTTCTCTGCCAAGTGGGCAAGGATGGTGGGATGTcagaggaagggcaggagcagTTTGGCAGGAAGAAGTCGGATGATCAAGCAACAGGGATGGTGGTAAGACCCTTTGCTAGACCCCCATCCCTGAGCAGCACGGTGACCAAAGACCCTTACGTAGAACTTCATCTCAGCATAGCTGTCACTGCTCTTGACGCTGAACTCCTGGAAGTGACTGAGGACATAGAGCAGCTCCCACTCGCCCTGGTTCATGAAGACACTCCGGTCAAACTTGACCAGCTCCGGCTGCCTCCATAGCGAGAGGTTGATGTCATGGACTGAGGGGCAGAGGAGAGGTGAGGACCAAGGGTGCACCGGCAGCTGCCGGCACCTCCAGCCGAGCAGGCCGCCTGCCCTCCCCGCACGCTTCCCCGATCCGCTGGGGCCATCTAGAGGGGCGAGCTGCCTTGTGCACGGAGCTCCGGCCGCGGGAGGGCCGACACTCACTGTGGTGCAGCCAGCTGGTGAAGGTGAGTGAGCAGTTCTGGACGTCGAAAGGGAAGTTGTAGATATCCAGGCTGCAGGCAGTCATCACTTGGATGGGTTTTAGGTTCTGCACCTCCCCGTGGTGGCCAACGTAGACGTAGGGAACACGGGGGGACCTTCCGACGTCCACACTAAGGGCATGAGGGACAGAGAGTAGGGCTGGATAGTGCTCTGGGCAGGGCTCCTGGGCTGGGCTTT
This genomic window contains:
- the HTR3A gene encoding 5-hydroxytryptamine receptor 3A, whose translation is MVPMPFGVLLALLPLAGTLQSSGTRGGSQTPEPAEPALRRLSHHLLAHYQKGTRPVRDWRTTTNVSIDLMVYAILSVDEKNQVLTTYIWYRQHWTDEFLRWDPAHFDNLMQISLPAESIWVPDILINEFVDVGRSPRVPYVYVGHHGEVQNLKPIQVMTACSLDIYNFPFDVQNCSLTFTSWLHHIHDINLSLWRQPELVKFDRSVFMNQGEWELLYVLSHFQEFSVKSSDSYAEMKFYVVIRRRPLFYTVSLLLPSIFLMVMDIVGFYLPPNSGERVSFKITLLLGYSVFLIIVSDTLPATAVGTPLIGIYFVVCMALLVISLTETILIVRLVHKQDLQPHVPHWVKHLLLERATVILCIRDRKKLSQIRMQSLDISRQVENTDSTAKLNPYSCEDPRESEAAEGVRPTSEGSVLAHGVLREVTAIRQFLEKREEFRDVAHEWLQVGYVLDVLLFRAYLVAVLAYSITLGTLWSVWRDA